GCCAAGTCTACGCTGTAGACCATCGGGAATTTGAAGCCAGGCGAAAGGCTTTATCTAAAAACCCTGACCAGTAACCCACAGCCCCACTTGTTGGGGCTTTTTAATGCCCTCCGTTAATTTTTGGGAAAGGGGAATAAAGGTATACCCTGACTGGGTGACGTTGTTTTTGCTACACGTCGCGATAAAAATACTTGCTTTATTTACCATAAATCCTACTTTTAATTAGGATTTATGGTAAATAATACCGACCTTTATAGAGTAATCAAAGTAAATAATGCCATGACACTTGCAACAGAAGTCCCCTTCGATTTCGATTTCAAGTACACCCCTAGCCAGCCCGGAAGTCGTGACTATCCCGGCGATGGGGCAGAGGTTGAAATCGTCAAAGTAACACTGAATGGCGTCCAAATACCACTAGCGGCCATTACCCCAGAGATGGAGCAGCAAATGATTGAGCAGGTATTGGATCATTACTACTGAATACCGCCCTCAACTACTGAGGGCATCTTATGCGGCCCTCTTATTCCCCTTTTCGCACCTCAACACTTATTCTAATTCAAGTTATGAACATTACATACAGCAAATTTTGCCCTAATGTCTTCTTAGCCAAGTCGCCAGAGCAACACCAAAAGGGAGATGTCATTTCGGTGACTACTCAGTACGGCAAAGAGAACGAGTCTATTGTTTTCAATCTCATCTACCAAAAAGACGGGTTCTTTTTTTACTCAATCGTTCGGGCCGATGGTTTCAATGTTCAGGAGTGGGCAAGCCGGAAAGCTGAAAAATATCAGGTATGGGCAAACACCGCAGAAAGTCAGGCCAATTCCGAATACAATCGCTCTCACAACATCGTAAAGGACATTCCAATGGGTCAACCTATTCTGGTAGGCCACCACAGCGAAAAACGCCATCGGCGGGATTTAGATCGTTCGTGGAACGCTCTGGGCAACGCGGTTAAACTAACAGAGAAAGCAGAGCAGCACGAAAGTAAGGCCGACTATTGGAAGAGCCGCGCCAGCACAATCAATCTATCCATGCCAGAGAGCGTAGACTTCTATGAGTTCGAAATGGAAAGGGCGCGACAAACTCACGAGGGTTTAAAGTCTGGCACGATCCCACGAGCGCATTCCTTTTCACTGACCTATGCAAAAAAGGAGGTCAATGAGCTACAAAAGAAGCTTGATTTAGCGAAACGTCTTTGGCAGTAAATAACACCCGAAGGCCGGACGGGATAAGTTCCGGCCACTATTTGCAATTCCCTTTCTAATACTTTCCATTACCATTATGGCACAAAAGAACGCCACCGCAGTAGAAGCACCAGCCGCAGAAGTCTCCGCAGTTGTTTTGCTACCTTATCAGAAGATTCACGAACTGACCAACCAGGTTGTTGATAAGTACAAATATCTGACTGGACACCCCAAGCAATTCCGCTTCGATGCAAAGGACGGACAATTCAATATTAACGGTCAGGAGAAATTAGGCCGGACGCTGACCTTTCAGCCGATTGCATGGAGAATTTTCGCCGACAATATTCTGAATATGGGTACGAAGAATTGGGCGGAACTCTTCTTTATCGATGAGAAGAATTGTGTATCAGCTATTCTCTTTCACGGCTACAGCGTTGATAACATCTTTCGTCTGATTGAACCACTCTTTTACGACGATCTGACGCTTGCAGATGTAGTGATAACTGCCGTTGCGGAGAAGAAGGAAAACAACAAGATTCAGCCGAAGGGAGTGTACTACATTTCGACGTTCTCCTACAAGATGGCCGATCCCGATAAAACAGCAGAACTAAAGTTGTATGCTCAGGACCGCAAACTATTCCGCGAAGAAACGCTCACTGACATTGCCAACGTCAAAACAGCCATGAATTACTATAACCCTTTCGCACACGGCGGAGCCGCAGAACTAGGTGTAGTTGCTCCCGAAGGTGTCAATAGTGATACCGGAGAAGTAACCGAAGAATCCCAAACAGAACAGGCATAAATCATTTATTCCGGTCGCTGTAGTACCGCTCCGGCGACCGGCTAAACTCCTTTCAGTCATGATCCTATCAACGCACAACACCTCCGCAGTTTCACCCGTTAGTTTTTACGATGCTTTTCGGGTTATTGATGCCTACATTAAGTTACGATCAGACCTTGACTCAATTAAGGACAATCGAAATTACAACAATGTCGAGCGGTTAACGGAGGAGGCAGCCAAACCAATAGCTAAGCTGTTACTTAATAGCTGGAGTGCTGAGTATGCCTTACGTATAACCCCTATCGTTAACGACGAGCAGTATTTACAAAGCTCCCTGCACTGGACATTTCCACAGGCCTACTACAGTGTGTTGTTCAGCGCGCGGGCGTTCCTTTCCTCGCAGGGATTCAACCTCAGCAGTGAGGATCTAATACGAAAGCAAATTGCCAATTTAGTCGTGTTGGGTTACTATCCGGAATCGACTAGCTATTATGCCATCGGATCAACATATAATCTGAAAATTCATCGGCTACACAAAAACATGCCAGTTGTTGGCGACTTCCTGAGAGAAACGCGCTCACACAATCAGAACGCCCTATTTCGATCTATGCAGACAAACCCCAAAACGGCGTTGCGATCAAAGATAACAGGCTCTATTTCGTCAGTGGTTGACCCAGATCAGGCCAGAGCGCTATCGAAATCGCTTGGCTATACCAGTTACTTCGATTTACTTACCCGTCTGCGCATTTCATCGACAAGCCGGGACGTTGAACAACTTCTAGACTCAAACTTTAATGTCTCCAAGTTTCATACCTGCTTAAACAGTATTGTTACCCATATTAACAGTGTGCATGAGTTATACGTCGCAAAGGCTATAGGTATGGATAGCTACCTCAAAATGATTAGCCAATTACCCGACTACCTGAAGAAGGGTTTTGTCGGCGACCGCACAGCCTCGCTATTCGCTTAACAATTTTCCTCTTCACTATTATGAGCTATCAGTATATTGCCGGTGTCGGCTTGGTTCACTTTAACGAAGACAAGCCGCCCCGCGTCGTTCCAGTCCCTGAACGCCATAGATGGGCTATCAGTAAGCTACCTTGGGGAGAAAGTACGACCTGACTTAAATGTGGCTGTATTAAGCGAAGAAAAAAGCTACGACCGGACTGGATTGAAACCTAACAGATGCCAGGTGGCGAAGAGGTGACAGAGCGGCCAGCATGCACAAATACCCTGTAGTCTTATGAAAGAAATCAAAGAAGGAGGCCGGGTAATCGTTCGCGTTTATCGTGGCGATATTTACCTACGCTCATACAAGGCCACCGTAAAAGGGTTTACCGGCTCCGGCCTGGTTAAAGTAGATCCTGATAACTACAAAGGCACAAAGTGCGTCTCACCCGATAAAGGTGATCCTATCGTGACTGTCCAAAAAAAGAGACCTCAACACGATCTGCGTTGAGATCTTCTGGAAGTGAAATCAAAAAAACAATAATCGCAAATATCGTAACATTTGACGCGATACCCATGCGAAAGGGAATCAAATAGACGATGAGCGATAACGATGCAAATAGCATCCTTCTATTTTACATATTTTACTATATTATTTTAGTATTTTACGTAAAATTGGGCTATCTTTATATCTAAATCAAAAAGAGATATGCGACTTATTGAGATTGACCCCCAGAATCGAAACGTCGAGCTTGTCGAAACAGCTGGGACGCTAAAAGACATGTATCAGCTACTGAACTGTCGTTTGATCGACGTATGCTCTCGTCAGGACAATGGCGATTCGCTAACAGTTAACTACGAAGCTCTATACGTAGAGCCGCAGCCGTCAGCCTTTTTGTTTGGTGAATACGGCCCTATTCACGGCGTATCCTTGCTGACCGGTACCGATGAGAGAGGAGGAACAGCTGAACCTTCAATGACCGTCGAGCAGGTCATTAAAAACATAACCTGGCTAGGAGAGGTGCATACGACCCCCACCTTGCAGCTACTTACTTTTTAAGATACACAGAACAGGGCGAAACGTTTCGCCCTGTTTACTCTCTATGGCGATGGAAAACAACGAAACGGCCAGAGCCAAAGAGCTACTTCAAATTAATCACGCCACGGTTGAACTACTCAGGGAAACCGAACGCGCGCAATTGGTTGCCGATAATTTAAAGTGAGACCAACGCGACCCCTTCTCGTCTACAAATCCAAGAACAGGGAAACATGTAGATACAACAGCAGCTATAGCATGACTTAATAATCGCTAATACTATAGTTGTGTTGAATCATTAATGAATATTATGAACTTACAGACACGCACACCATGATAGCCATAGCCCGCTTACGCAGTTTTATCACCGAATTAAATGCCGATGTATCTACGCTCTGCTATCACCTCCGCAACAAGGAATATATGCCAAATAGCCCACAACTCTATAATGCGATGTCGTCACTAGTTTACTACCAAATACTGGTAGATGAACTTGACTTACTGCTTACTGCTCAAAAGCAGATCGTAAACGCCATGGAAAGCTATTTACAAGGAGAGGATTTCTATCAAGATGATGCCGACGAATCAGAGACAATTTACACTTACTGCCTCCGATACTTTACTCGCCCAGATTGCCCATTAGGTTCGGCAACTCCTGAGCTGTCATTATGGGTAGCAACGCACGCAGACCGCAAAAAACAATTAATTGACGACTTGTTTGATATAGCTCCAGACATGCAACTACTCATACCGGATCCGGAGGCTGATTCGGACACTAGGCTCAGGCCGGCAAACGAAGAGGAACGCTTCAAATCGGAAACCGAGCAATATTTACGCAACATTGAATCAAGCAATGCTCTCGTCGAGTTTAATCAACTCATGCAAGAGGTCAGGGGTATGCTTGAAGCAGAACGCTCAATCGATTCTATTCTTTTGGCCATCAAACGTGAATATTCCGATGAGAAATAACACACTCGACCCGGTAACGATATCAGTCACCAAAACAGGAGCACTAGACACTGAAGTAATATTTAACTCCGTCGAGATTGAACTAATCAGGCAGTGGGTATTCAGAGAGGTGCCAACGATCTTCGCCGATCGGCCTGTTGAATCATATTCGATAAAAATGGTGAATGCGTGGTGGCAGAATCATCACGAGTCGATTGCTGCCTCCAATGTGCGTGACCGAATAGTTTGGGAGCGGAATCCAGCTTATCCTGTCAAAGCACTAGATATCCCTTCATTAATCGATTCTCTTCAACAAATTCGCAAGCTTCTAGACCTAGAAGCTATTCAAGTTTTGAGGCTGATTCACCAAACAGAACAGTCCGCAATTGCTATACTAGACCTAATCCTAGTTTACTACGTCCTCCTTAACAGCCAATGTGCTAATGGCAACTAATTCATTAATATTGTCTCCTGAAGTTGAAATTGAAGAAGGAGATATGTTTTCAAGAGAAGGCGACGCTGCTATTATGGTGGCTGCTCAACACTATATTGAGGTACAAAATAAAACGTCTGACTTTTTATCGAGAGTCGAGGACCGACACCTATCAGGTTCACCTGGAACCGTTTACTTGAAGAAATTAGGACATCGTCCTCTTTCCGCAAAAGATTTTGATAGCATTGTTAATGCAGTAGGAAGCCAAGAGGATAAACAGGCCGTGTCGAACTTCGGTAAAGCTCAGCTAGACCTAGCCGAGCGGCTGAAATCAACAAAGATTATCGGCGTTATTCTTGAGCAAGCCGAAATTACTCGGGATCTGTATTACAACCGAGCCAAGCAGCCACACCTATGGAAAGCTGAAGAAGTCATCAAAGTAATGAATGTACTTGATCGGCTACAGGTATAACTACTTCAAGGCAAGTATTACACTATGACACCTGCTAAAGTACCTATTATTTGGCTACAACTGCCATTTCATCGCGGATATCCGGTTCCTTACGTCGTGTAATGGATTGAAAAGAATGGCGTCAATACTCCCCACCTTCATTTGGCTGATGGCTGAAAATGGCTAACCTGACTCAAGTATAAAATATGCTGGATTTGAAAAAGCCCTTTATAAGACTTCATTCATGATCACGGGCCCCAAGGGTTTGGCAAATTGAGTTGGAACGGACACCCATATGCACGAGGCCTGCGCGCAGGAGTCAATTTGGCTCTGCCCGCATATGCTTTAGATCCAACTACCTACCCGCTCACTATGAGCCCTCACCACGACTTAGAAAAACCGCAGGAGATGATTACAGTCATGGAAGTCTGAGAGCGTCTATATGTTTAGTGAATCATTGGTGAGATTAGCTGTATAGCCAAAGTTAGAGCCTGATTCAAAAAGCAGCTAAAACTTTAATTGCTTTAGCTCTTGTTCTTTGATCTATATTATAAAGCGTTTTAATTCTTCTTCAGATTCTAATCCCAAGCAGTCAAGCGAAATTTTTGTTCCTAATGGTACAGGTACCTCTGAGCTAACAAAATTATATAATTAAAAACTCGTTGGAATCTAATAGTGTATTGGTAACAACTAAACCATAGCGAACTATCATATACAATCGATTGGAAAGAACTGCTACTCATCCATAATTATGCCGCTGAAGATGGACGCAATTGACTGAGAAGATGCAGTGCGAACGGAGGGCGCAGGGGAAGAGGTCATAGCTAGAATTGTCAGTTGTTGGGCATCGTTATTTTTTGTCTTTCGTGGAGCTTTTGTCTGATCGATACCCAGCGATTTGACTAAGTAAGCCGTTGGGTTTTTAACATTAGTACGCAACCCGTTGGCTAGTTCCGAATCAACCCTGTAGAACGTGTTTAACAGACTGTGATTGGAAACAATAAGATCTTTCTGCCAGCTTTTAAGTTTATAATTCTTCATCAACTGCCAAGCAGTTGTTACAGCCTCGTTGATCGACATCTGATTGACTGTCCTCTGATCCTGACTAACTGCTTCGACAGCTAATTGCTGAGTAGTTTTAACAATAAAAGTTAACTCAATAATCTTCTTACCTAGTTTTTTAGCTGGCGACCACTCCAGATAAAGGTTTGCCTTCTGTTGTAATTCACGTTGGGCTACTTCTAAAGCATTCTTCTTAAAATCATTGAAGGTATATCTGCTAGGACAGTTGAGCATCATCATTAAGCGGTCTACAGAATACGAGAATTCATGCTGGCCGCGATTGTGGTACATGCTAACGATTTCAAACATACGTTGCGCATATACCGAAGACAACGATAGCATTACATCAATGTCATACTTTGTATAACGCTGGCCTAGTTCCGCAAAATGAGGAACGACATCAGCAAACATAGTCAATTCAATTACTCGCTTACCATCAATCACCTCGGAGCGAACTCGAGGAAATGGTGTAATGAAATCAAATTTGCCCTTAGTGTCATTACGGTAGATTAAACGTTTTGACTGCAATGATTCAGCAGCATCGGCAATCTGTTTATGGTGATCACGGGTTAGCTCAGAAAACGGAATATTAAAAACAACGTTTGCCTTTTCCTGCAACTCTCTTTTCAAGGTCATGTGGCCAATTTGGTTAACAACCAAAACGACAATCTTCTTTTCCAACTCAGTAAACTCTTGCTTAGATTCAGTAAATAAGTTTGGTTGGTAATTCGTTGGGCGCTTAGCAAACAAAGGAGCCAGCTGATCTTCAGGATTTTGTTGCATAGATTTAAAAATAGATTGAATATCAATAAGTTTTGGCCAAATCTATAAAAACCAGGTCGCTTTTACAAACTGGTTTTTACATGAACTTTTATAGATTTTATTGCTGCCTAAACCTCGTTTTTCAAATATTTCTATACCGCCTAAACCTCGTTTTTTTACCAATCATTCTCTTATATTAATGTGTTTTTGTCCGACGAATTGATAAAAATGGCTAAACTATAGGTGAATTAGAATCAACTTACTAACCAATTAATGGAAAATTTCTATACCGCCTAAACCTCGTTTTTCGAATACACACCCCACCTGAACCTCGTTTTAATCTCGCTCAAACCTCGTTTTAATCTCACTCAAACCTCGTTTTGCACTAAGTGAAATCTCGCTTAAACCTCGTTTTTCTACCGCTCAAACCTCGTTTTTTGTCATATAAGGCACTGATTAATAAACCATTATCGACTCCCTAAATCAATCAAAAAGATTATTGATAAAGGGATAATAAATCAAAAGAATGATTTTGTAAAAGGGAAGTGAAAAGAGAAAGTAAAAGGGGTAGTTATTTACTTTTATAGTAAAAATTAGTCTAATAGTACAAATATATCGTCCGTTTTGGAAAGGAGCTAATTGGATATGACAGAGTGTTCAGTATCTTTAAATCCCCAGGCTGCCGTCCACGCGGGCTGGCTCATCGGCACCGCTTATCTGATTCAAGATATACTCCCCAAGCTGGATTCCTGTATCCACAACGGCACGAAAGAGTTCATCATCACCGTCATGAGTCAAGGCGGGGCCATCGCCTTTTTAGTCACCTCGTATCTCTACCATCAACGGGGAGGGCGGTTGCCGGCGGAGGTGCGGTTCAAGACTTACTGCATCGCTGCCCCCAAGCCAGGTAATCTGTCTTACGCCTATGATTATGCGATTCTAACTCAGGACGGGTGGGGCTTCAATGTAGTCAATTCGGCCGATTGGGTGCCCCAGTTTCCATTTTCGGTGCAAACCACGGATGATTTTAATTTGACCAATCCTATTCCTACGATCACGAAGGCCATTAAAAAGCAATCGTTATTCAATCAGGTGGCCTTCAACTACGTCTTTAAGCGATTAGACAAGCCCAGTCGCCAGGCGCAGCGACGCTATCAAAAACTGCTGGGTGGGTATGTGGGCAAGATGGTACAAAAAACGTTGCCAGCCTATCATCCGCCGTCCTATGTGGCTAGCAGTTATTTCGTGCAGACTGGGCAAACCGTCGTGTTGAATACTGATGCGGCGTATTACCAACAGTTTCCGGAGGATGCTAATCAGCTCTTCAAAAATCACTTTTACAAGCCATATCTTTATTTGATGAGTCGGTTAAACTGAAAGACCTTGTTCGCTCACCTAAGACCTAGAGTCAACTTCAATAAGTTGCCGGGCTTACCCTAATATGAGATAGGCTTGGTCCTACTGCGGTGAAGGGGCAGCATTTCGATCGCGCTAAATAAAAGCAGTAAACTGGGTTGAGTCCATTCCGGTATTGTCCATTTGTTTATCAGTAATAGGGAAATCTCGGAGTGCATTAGGCTAAATGGTTCTCGCTTTAAGAGCCTTTTGTGAGTCGAAAATACACTACATCAACATGCCCTTACCTATCTACTCATACAGAGTAACGTTAAGTAGC
This Spirosoma oryzicola DNA region includes the following protein-coding sequences:
- a CDS encoding replication initiation protein, with the protein product MQQNPEDQLAPLFAKRPTNYQPNLFTESKQEFTELEKKIVVLVVNQIGHMTLKRELQEKANVVFNIPFSELTRDHHKQIADAAESLQSKRLIYRNDTKGKFDFITPFPRVRSEVIDGKRVIELTMFADVVPHFAELGQRYTKYDIDVMLSLSSVYAQRMFEIVSMYHNRGQHEFSYSVDRLMMMLNCPSRYTFNDFKKNALEVAQRELQQKANLYLEWSPAKKLGKKIIELTFIVKTTQQLAVEAVSQDQRTVNQMSINEAVTTAWQLMKNYKLKSWQKDLIVSNHSLLNTFYRVDSELANGLRTNVKNPTAYLVKSLGIDQTKAPRKTKNNDAQQLTILAMTSSPAPSVRTASSQSIASIFSGIIMDE
- a CDS encoding DUF3846 domain-containing protein, which codes for MRLIEIDPQNRNVELVETAGTLKDMYQLLNCRLIDVCSRQDNGDSLTVNYEALYVEPQPSAFLFGEYGPIHGVSLLTGTDERGGTAEPSMTVEQVIKNITWLGEVHTTPTLQLLTF
- a CDS encoding lipase family protein, which translates into the protein MTECSVSLNPQAAVHAGWLIGTAYLIQDILPKLDSCIHNGTKEFIITVMSQGGAIAFLVTSYLYHQRGGRLPAEVRFKTYCIAAPKPGNLSYAYDYAILTQDGWGFNVVNSADWVPQFPFSVQTTDDFNLTNPIPTITKAIKKQSLFNQVAFNYVFKRLDKPSRQAQRRYQKLLGGYVGKMVQKTLPAYHPPSYVASSYFVQTGQTVVLNTDAAYYQQFPEDANQLFKNHFYKPYLYLMSRLN
- a CDS encoding DUF3560 domain-containing protein, which encodes MNITYSKFCPNVFLAKSPEQHQKGDVISVTTQYGKENESIVFNLIYQKDGFFFYSIVRADGFNVQEWASRKAEKYQVWANTAESQANSEYNRSHNIVKDIPMGQPILVGHHSEKRHRRDLDRSWNALGNAVKLTEKAEQHESKADYWKSRASTINLSMPESVDFYEFEMERARQTHEGLKSGTIPRAHSFSLTYAKKEVNELQKKLDLAKRLWQ